The Apium graveolens cultivar Ventura chromosome 11, ASM990537v1, whole genome shotgun sequence genome has a window encoding:
- the LOC141696486 gene encoding uncharacterized protein LOC141696486 — translation MVRSILEATPDVTILQIDREENSKADELSKLMQNTSDLASSVYFEELKVPSTERAEVLCIGSPDNWMTPYIAYLRDGTLSEDQNKVRYLKHKAAHFFLEDGQLYRRTFSAPTLKCVDPDEANYCLREVHEGICGDHLAAKALAYKVIRQGYYWPTVHSDSIAYVKKCP, via the coding sequence ATGGTACGGAGTATCCTAGAAGCCACACCCGACGTCACCATACTTCAGATCGACAGAGAAGAGAACTCCAAAGCAGATGAGCTGTCCAAGCTCATGCAAAATACTTCGGACCTCGCCAGTTCAGTGTACTTCGAAGAACTCAAAGTACCCAGCACAGAGCGAGCTGAGGTCCTGTGCATCGGGAGCCCAGACAATTGGATGACTCCCTACATAGCTTACTTAAGAGATGGGACGCTCTCGGAAGACCAGAACAAGGTCAGGTACTTAAAGCACAAAGCTGCTCATTTCTTCCTGGAAGATGGTCAGTTATACAGAAGAACCTTTTCAGCACCCACCCTGAAATGTGTGGACCCAGATGAGGCCAATTATTGCCTCCGAGAAGTTCATGAAGGCATCTGCGGAGACCACCTGGCGGCCAAAGCTCTAGCTtacaaagtcatcagacaaggATATTACTGGCCCACAGTCCACTCCGACTCCATCGCTTATGTTAAGAAATGCCCCTAG
- the LOC141697335 gene encoding TMV resistance protein N-like, which translates to MAASTSYNQNPSSPPTSWDVFLSFRGEDTRNSFTSHLYKDLCRDGIKTFMDNPELRSGDVISESLIEAIQKSKTYIVVLSENYASSSWCLDELVEILRCHKTMNRLVVPVFYCIDPSVVRHRIGSFKEAFDKHQTRYNVEKVNNWRLTLEKVAAISGYPVPGKRSEAETVDEVVSRISLETNPKTLHVAAFKVGLDSRVKSLTTLFNSGTNGVIRIGIHGMGGVGKTTLAKEVFNQNYQRFQGSCFLANVREVSGMRNGIESLQQQLINNVLKRKDITIDNADHGIELIKARICSTKVLVVIDDLDNLEPLKYLEGSFALGSVVIITTRYEDLLDKVEVKAKYKLNQMDEDESLQLFTQHAFGKDGIPDTFTELSKKVLKHAGGLPLALRVFGSTLHNESENKWEWFIEQLKEAPIKDIEKNLMISFDALKSGDDSSLQEIFLDIACFYIGYSKDDVFGILKTFYTRVDQKIDILQKRCLITIRNGYEVDDLNYEDEVELLGMHDLLQDMGRKIARNNSLHEPGKHSRLWIPEDTKTVLKNRRGTDAIHAIICSLGWGPVKENEVVIDAESFKMMSKLKFLYLNNANLTGSFEQTFEDLRWLCWIYCPLECLPSKFCPQKLVELDLSYSKLRTMGEENMVFEKMKILSLGRSPNLTTTPDFNRFPWLETLNLGDCSSLEEVHTSVGTLVRLVSLNLEFCYNLRSLPDSICSLRALEVLIITACTSLEALPTELGSIESLKELHAYGLNVSKLPDSIGRLSNLVKLDLSQNRNLETLPDSMCSLRSLEILDISYCVKLEELPELGMITSLRILRIMDNTMLRMLPDISQVSNIKNCDLYRCSNLLSISDLPPNLVYINATDCCSLKRIPNLCNLKHLKMLNLTNCSGLTEIQGLEELTSLRELHLAGCRSSLQTCTLTKRFFELLSGFGHPVKIYIGRDNLESYRCRLDLGIQLELGSNASHNFMAFIIAFEDFHFLFGFTYWVKNTTSGGVEWNDWLHSTSSSESLIVIVPSSILSIRGGDKIEIKSDQRVISGIHQKVTCGIYLLYNTDNPMTSEDFSTTDNEEEERSHKRWKATSVFFD; encoded by the exons ATGGCTGCTTCCACAAGTTATAATCAAAACCCATCTTCACCTCCTACTTCATGGGATGTTTTCTTGAGTTTCAGAGGTGAAGATACACGAAATTCATTTACAAGTCATCTTTACAAAGACTTGTGCCGCGATGGCATTAAAACATTTATGGACAATCCTGAGCTACGTAGCGGGGATGTAATTTCAGAGTCATTGATCGAAGCTATTCAGAAATCTAAGACTTATATTGTTGTCCTCTCAGAAAATTATGCTTCTTCATCATGGTGCCTTGATGAGTTGGTAGAGATCCTCCGCTGTCACAAGACAATGAACAGATTGGTTGTTCCTGTGTTTTACTGCATTGATCCATCTGTCGTTAGACACCGAATTGGGAGTTTTAAAGAAGCTTTTGATAAACATCAAACTCGTTATAATGTGGAGAAAGTGAACAATTGGCGCCTTACACTAGAAAAAGTTGCTGCCATTTCTGGATACCCTGTACCTGGAAAAAG GTCTGAAGCTGAAACTGTTGATGAAGTTGTTAGTAGGATTTCACTCGAAACAAATCCCAAAACTTTGCATGTTGCCGCATTTAAGGTTGGGTTGGATTCTCGAGTCAAATCTCTAACAACTTTGTTTAACAGTGGCACAAATGGTGTGATTAGGATTGGTATACATGGCATGGGAGGGGTTGGTAAAACAACTCTTGCCAAAGAAGTGTTTAATCAAAACTATCAACGATTTCAAGGAAGTTGCTTTCTAGCAAATGTGAGGGAGGTTTCAGGAATGAGAAATGGCATAGAATCTTTGCAACAACAACTTATTAACAATGTTCTTAAGCGCAAGGACATTACTATTGACAATGCTGACCATGGAATTGAGTTGATAAAAGCTAGAATTTGTTCGACAAAAGTCCTTGTTGTTATTGATGATTTAGACAACCTAGAACCACTAAAATATTTAGAAGGGTCATTTGCTTTGGGGAGCGTTGTCATAATAACAACGAGATACGAAGATCTATTGGATAAAGTTGAAGTAAAAGCAAAATACAAGCTAAATCAAATGGATGAAGATGAGTCACTCCAACTTTTTACCCAACATGCATTCGGAAAAGATGGAATACCAGACACATTCACTGAATTGTCCAAAAAAGTTCTAAAACATGCCGGAGGGCTTCCATTAGCTCTTCGGGTTTTCGGCTCGACCTTGCATAATGAATCAGAGAATAAATGGGAATGGTTCATTGAACAGTTGAAGGAAGCTCCTATTAAAGATATTGAGAAAAACCTAATGATCAGTTTTGATGCGTTGAAATCAGGCGATGACTCTAGTCTGCAAGAAATTTTCCTAGATATTGCTTGTTTCTACATTGGATACAGTAAAGACGATGTTTTTGGAATACTGAAAACTTTTTACACGCGTGTTGATCAGAAAATTGATATTCTACAAAAAAGATGTCTAATAACGATCAGGAACGGCTATGAGGTTGATGACTTAAATTACGAAGATGAAGTAGAATTGTTGGGGATGCATGATCTGCTTCAGGATATGGGAAGAAAAATTGCACGCAACAATTCTCTTCATGAGCCTGGAAAACATAGTAGATTGTGGATACCGGAAGATACAAAAACTGTGTTGAAGAATCGCAGG GGAACAGACGCAATCCATGCTATCATCTGCTCTTTAGGTTGGGGCCCCGTTAAGGAAAATGAGGTAGTAATTGATGCCGAATCATTCAAAATGATGAGTAAATTAAAATTCTTGTACCTGAACAATGCAAATCTCACCGGAAGCTTTGAACAAACATTTGAAGATTTGAGGTGGCTCTGCTGGATATATTGTCCTCTCGAATGTTTACCTTCTAAATTTTGCCCGCAAAAACTGGTTGAACTTGATTTGAGTTACAGCAAATTGAGAACAATGGGGGAGGAAAACATG GTTTTTGAaaaaatgaagattttaagtttggggcgCTCTCCAAATTTAACCACAACACCAGACTTCAATAGATTCCCGTGGCTTGAAACTTTAAATCTTGGGGATTGTAGTAGTTTGGAGGAGGTCCACACATCAGTTGGAACTTTGGTGAGGCTTGTATCCTTGAATCTGGAATTTTGCTATAACCTAAGAAGTCTTCCAGACAGTATCTGTAGCTTGAGAGCACTGGAAGTTCTAATTATTACCGCTTGCACTAGTCTAGAAGCATTGCCTACAGAACTGGGAAGCATTGAATCCTTAAAAGAGCTCCATGCGTATGGACTAAATGTTTCAAAACTACCGGATTCCATCGGGCGTCTGAGTAATCTTGTAAAGTTGGATTTAAGCCAAAACAGGAACCTTGAAACTCTTCCAGACAGCATGTGCAGCCTTAGATCACTGGAAATTCTAGATATTAGTTATTGTGTGAAGCTAGAAGAATTGCCAGAACTAGGGATGATTACAAGCTTAAGAATTTTGAGAATAATGGACAATACTATGTTGAGAATGCTTCCTGATATTAGTCAGGTCTCAAACATAAAAAATTGTGATCTTTACAGATGTTCTAATCTGCTGTCAATATCAGACCTTCCTCCTAATCTGGTATACATAAATGCAACAGATTGTTGTTCTCTAAAAAGAATACCAAATCTATGCAATTTGAAACATTTGAAGATGTTGAACCTTACAAACTGTAGTGGTTTGACGGAGATTCAAGGCTTGGAGGAACTCACTTCTTTACGAGAACTTCACTTGGCAGGATGCAGATCATCTCTGCAGACATGCACTTTGACAAAGCGTTTCTTTGAG CTATTGTCTGGATTTGGGCATCCAGTGAAAATTTACATTGGGCGAGATAATCTAGAAAGTTACAGATGCCGTTTAGATTTGGGCATTCAGTTGGAATTAGGGTCAAACGCATCACACAATTTCATGGCCTTCATCATTGCCTTCGAAGATTTTCACTTTCTTTTTGGATTTACATATTGGGTTAAGAATACCACAAGCGGTGGTGTTGAATGGAATGATTGGTTACATTCAACATCAAGTTCTGAATCTTTGATTGTAATAGTACCAAGTTCAATCTTGTCAATCAGAGGCGGTgataaaattgaaataaaatcaGATCAAAGAGTGATTAGTGGGATTCATCAGAAAGTGACTTGTGGGATATATCTACTGTACAATACGGACAATCCAATGACGAGCGAGGATTTCAGCACCACCGacaatgaagaagaagaaagaagccACAAACGCTGGAAAGCTACAAGTGTTTTCTTCGATTAA